A stretch of Lathyrus oleraceus cultivar Zhongwan6 chromosome 6, CAAS_Psat_ZW6_1.0, whole genome shotgun sequence DNA encodes these proteins:
- the LOC127093572 gene encoding amino acid permease 1, translated as MPNQSQKEADTAVDDDGKPKRTGTTWTASAHIITAVIGAGVLTLPWVMAQLGWILGISYIIIVAIVTLYTSNLLTDCYRTPDPVTGKRNRNYMEAVKTILGGKMHLMCGIVQYANLSGAAIGYTITTSVSIVSIQKINCFHKRGIEAPCHFSNNPYMIGLGVVEIFLSQIPNFHKLSWLSIIAAAMSFGYAFIGIGLSLTTIIQGNGESTSLIGGGKDQNSRERVWSMLVALGNVALASSYSQIAIDIQDSLKSSPPENKVMKMANRVGIFVMTIIFLLCACSGYAAFGSNTPGSILMGSGFKEPFWLIDLANVFLIVHLIGAYQVIVQPIFCVVELWAGQRWSESSFITREYPIGFGKMKFNLNLFRLIWRTIFVTIVTVLAMAMPFFNEMLGLLGAVGYWPLTIYFPTQMYITKQKIKRQTLKWFGLQTLNFIFMIVSIAAACAAIHGIHEAFHKYKPFMYKV; from the exons ATGCCGAATCAAAGCCAGAAGGAAGCTGATACGGCTGTAGATGATGACGGCAAACCAAAACGAACAG GCACAACATGGACGGCGAGTGCTCATATCATAACCGCCGTCATTGGCGCTGGAGTGCTAACTTTACCATGGGTGATGGCTCAACTGGGATGGATCCTTGGTATTTCATACATAATAATCGTAGCTATCGTCACACTCTACACTTCCAATCTTCTAACAGATTGTTACAGAACACCAGACCCTGTCACTGGCAAGAGAAACCGAAATTACATGGAAGCTGTTAAAACCATCTTAG GTGGTAAAATGCATCTCATGTGTGGGATTGTCCAATATGCTAACCTTAGTGGAGCTGCAATTGGGTACACGATAACTACATCTGTAAGCATCGT GTCAATACAAAAAATCAACTGCTTCCACAAAAGAGGAATTGAAGCTCCATGTCATTTTTCTAATAATCCATATATGATTGGTCTTGGAGTTGTTGAAATATTTTTGTCCCAAATCCCAAATTTTCACAAGCTATCATGGCTCTCAATCATAGCAGCAGCGATGTCTTTTGGTTATGCATTTATCGGTATTGGACTTTCTCTCACTACCATCATCCAAG GGAATGGAGAGAGTACTTCTTTAATAGGAGGGGGCAAGGACCAAAATTCAAGAGAAAGGGTGTGGAGTATGCTTGTTGCATTGGGAAATGTTGCGCTTGCCAGCAGCTATTCTCAAATTGCTATAGATATTCAG GATTCTTTGAAGTCATCACCACCAGAAAACAAAGTGATGAAAATGGCAAACAGAGTAGGAATATTTGTAATGACAATCATCTTCCTCTTATGTGCTTGCTCTGGTTATGCTGCATTTGGGTCCAACACTCCAGGAAGCATATTAATGGGCTCTGGCTTTAAAGAGCCTTTTTGGCTTATTGATTTAGCCAATGTTTTCCTTATTGTGCATTTGATTGGGGCATATCAG GTAATAGTCCAACCGATTTTTTGTGTGGTTGAACTATGGGCGGGTCAAAGGTGGTCAGAATCAAGTTTCATAACTAGAGAGTATCCAATTGGCTTTGGCAAAATGAAGTTCAACTTAAACTTATTTAGGCTCATTTGGAGGACAATATTTGTGACAATAGTGACTGTTTTGGCTATGGCAATGCCCTTTTTCAATGAAATGCTTGGCCTTCTTGGAGCTGTGGGATATTGGCCATTAACAATATATTTTCCAACTCAGATGTATATTACCAAACAGAAGATTAAGAGACAAACATTAAAGTGGTTTGGACTTCAAACTTTGAACTTTATTTTTATGATTGTGTCAATAGCTGCAGCATGTGCTGCCATTCATGGCATACATGAAGCTTTTCATAAGTACAAACCCTTTATGTATAAAGTTTAG